Proteins found in one Bicyclus anynana chromosome 26, ilBicAnyn1.1, whole genome shotgun sequence genomic segment:
- the LOC112054578 gene encoding transferrin-like → MGFRGVFVAVFLIGWANGQEIGVCMPRTQESDCQNIERGGSPAVCRRVETRIDCALNLARQQRDIGVFSEEEMILLSHQMPNENRVIASIRNVNRNEPFAFEAVAVVPASHTGGLEGLRGGRYCHPGFDQTELRWSPRVLKAFERAAARTDRCPGVNTASRTAEEMEVTTLSEFFGSACRPGRWSMNTTVDADLKRRFPSLCSLCGENTNCTQYNIDMGISVSGVNNNNRHIQALQCLVNNNNGTVAYVAWQHVREYFNIRSPELATSYALLCEDNSLRVLTSELLASTTAPCAFVRQPWGAIVASAPQASAVQSSLQSFWPNGVDPGGFSWQSALFGALVGGTNALVVFLENPPTPLEYTQGIRNFTRVEASSSCTPVHRWCTRSAQEQAKCTWVRNSAFTLGLEPIISCQQRTNTFECLDDIRNNNADFIASRSNYGYLSRQHYRLTAVKLVQNSRSNPESFSRVAALVKETSAQSDITRFENLRGKRACFPEFGGIAYMAFVRAAQDNGVISKSQCDYAQAVGELFDSACAPGALANSHALGDSSWNATSLCTVCRPSVSVVGENFTCAYNHTNLFYGNNGTVQCLADPENHVAFVEMRNMRQFLQAANLPETAVRGLCRNNTLALTTGIVNDTNCLLASVVDSEVLARRNDPITNSLNALLDTLDFYFGYNSAAQLVNLKIYSAFDGINDLLFLNTANGLSEPSSFDENEEANNYNELFRHLDACTGFAPGLASSKVSILALIVMGFITRYVF, encoded by the exons ATGGGTTTCAGAGGAGTTTTTGTTGCTGTCTTCTTGATTGGATGGGCCAATGGGCAAGAGA TCGGAGTATGCATGCCTAGGACACAGGAGAGTGACTGCCAGAACATCGAGCGAGGTGGCAGCCCTGCTGTGTGCCGGCGCGTCGAGACCAG GATCGACTGCGCGTTGAACTTAGCTCGCCAACAGCGAGACATTGGAGTGTTCTCTGAGGAGGAGATGATCCTCCTCTCCCACCAGATGCCCAACGAAAACAGAGTCATTGCGTCCATCAGGAACGTCAATAGGAATG AGCCCTTCGCCTTCGAAGCTGTAGCGGTAGTCCCTGCCAGTCACACCGGGGGGCTGGAAGGGTTGCGTGGAGGAAGATACTGCCACCCTGGCTTCGACCAGACAGAGCTGCGTTGGTCTCCGCGTGTTCTAAAGGCTTTTGAGCGAGCT GCGGCGCGAACAGACCGGTGCCCCGGAGTCAACACCGCCAGCCGGACAGCTGAGGAGATGGAGGTGACCACCCTGTCAGAGTTCTTCGGCAGCGCCTGCCGCCCAGGGCGATGGAGTATGAACACCACTGTGGATGCTGACCTTA AACGCCGTTTCCCATCGCTGTGCTCGCTCTGCGGAGAGAACACCAACTGCACTCAGTACAACATCGACATGGGCATCTCTGTGTCCGGagttaacaacaacaacagacACATCCAGGCGCTGCAGTGTCtcgtcaacaacaacaacggCACTGTCGCGTACGTTGCTTGGCAACACGTGCGGGAGTACTTCAAT ATCCGCAGTCCCGAGCTGGCAACATCATACGCGCTTCTTTGTGAAGACAACTCCTTGAGGGTCCTCACTTCTGAGCTGCTGGCGTCTACCACTGCACCATGCGCCTTCGTCAGACAACCCTGGGGTGCCATCGTCGCTTCTGC TCCACAAGCATCTGCCGTCCAGAGCAGCCTGCAGAGCTTCTGGCCCAACGGCGTGGACCCCGGCGGCTTCTCCTGGCAGTCCGCCCTGTTCGGCGCTCTGGTGGGCGGCACCAACGCGCTGGTCGTCTTCCTGGAGAACCCACCCACGCCCCTGGAGTATACCCAAGGAA TTCGTAACTTCACAAGAGTGGAAGCCTCCTCCTCCTGCACCCCAGTCCACCGCTGGTGCACCAGGTCCGCCCAGGAACAGGCCAAGTGCACGTGGGTGAGGAACTCCGCCTTCACCCTGGGGCTGGAGCCGATCATCTCGTGCCAACAACGGACCAACACCTTCGAATGCTTGGATGACATACGGAATAACAACGCTGACTTCATTGCTTCGCGTTCTAATTATGGATACTTGTCTAGACA ACACTACCGCCTGACAGCAGTGAAGCTGGTGCAGAACTCTCGCAGCAACCCTGAGTCCTTCTCCCGCGTCGCCGCCCTCGTCAAAGAGACCTCCGCGCAGAGCGACATAACACGCTTTGAGAACCTTCGGGGGAAGAGAGCTTGCTTCCCCGAGTTTGGAGGCATAG CGTACATGGCATTCGTGCGCGCGGCGCAAGACAACGGCGTGATCAGCAAATCGCAGTGCGACTACGCGCAAGCAGTGGGCGAGCTGTTCGACAGCGCGTGCGCGCCCGGCGCCCTGGCCAACTCGCACGCGCTCGGCGACTCT TCGTGGAACGCAACGAGCTTGTGCACTGTCTGCAGACCGTCGGTTAGCGTGGTGGGCGAAAACT TCACGTGCGCGTACAACCACACGAACCTGTTCTACGGCAACAACGGCACGGTGCAGTGTCTCGCTGACCCGGAGAACCATGTCGCCTTTGTCGAGATGCGGAATATGAGAC AGTTTCTGCAAGCAGCCAACCTCCCCGAGACGGCGGTGCGGGGGCTGTGTAGGAACAACACGCTAGCTCTCACCACCGGCATCGTCAACGACACCAACTGCCTGCTGGCGTCGGTCGTGGACTCCGAGGTGCTGGCGCGAAG GAACGACCCAATAACGAACAGTCTAAACGCACTGCTAGACACGCTGGACTTCTACTTCGGTTACAACTCCGCTGCCCAGCTCGTCAACCTGAAGATCTACTCCGCATTCGACGGCATCAACGACCTGCTATTCCTCAACACTGCCAACGGTCTCTCAGAACCTTCCAGCTTCGACGAGAACGAGGAAGCGAATAACTACAACGAACTCTTCAGACATTTGGATGCTTGCACCGGTTTTGCGCCTGGCTTAGCCAGCTCTAAGGTCTCCATTCTCGCTCTGATTGTGATGGGTTTCATTACACGCTATGTGTTTTAG
- the LOC128199603 gene encoding piggyBac transposable element-derived protein 4-like yields the protein MDNKAGPSGSKSTSSSRKKRRQSDDYESDYSDEDVYSQRADEDSSSSEDSSSCGSDDSIFDTRLKQKTTSRVPPAQPSRSSAPKTTSHIPLAQPSRSPASKTVSCVPPPQPSSSSASKRGLCESDGRAIIQCKRLRPSFRDGPTRNNSTQSLKLPDLNSSSASKSAPRLLEFDGDGSFEFNSEIDCRPTSPNIVQDYGDFLPDIPINPTSSTPSVSLLRSDAITPNLSPERDDVSPSIMAVRRSGSRTPDLPDDFYLSPNNSPSGQGATTTWSSDPSSMKSLEFTKEQELLVPPPTDPYEAFRLMIDDELLDLIVRETNANAIRVGNAQNVKQNSRIKSWKDLTKEELLTFLGLLLHTGTIRLNRLSDYWKRHYLFNIPCFGQFMSRNRFLLILRCLHFTSVTSEEDRLNKIRPFMDHFNNKMKTIYCPGKELSLDESMVLWRGRLLFRQYIKNKRHKYGIKLYVLAEPDGTVLKFQVYAGANDETSGQGHSSKIVFKLLEERLDCGHHVYMDNYYNSYGLAVKLLDRQTYCTGTLRKNRKDNPVEIGSVSLEKGENKSLFLNGVHVGKWRDKRYVLYISTEHGSEMMETTSKRGSIVVKPMAIVHYNNFMSGVDLQDQMLAYYPVQRKTLRWYKKLFVHMLQMSLTNALHLYNTFSANDKLNLYDFRMKILEKLLPDPNDVNRRNVLKVKHELTKIEKTRTRVKTVGRVTKQTIEVVRKECKGCKSQKKRVQTIYECKQCEGSPGFCTKCFCLAHS from the exons ATGGACAATAAGGCTGGACCGTCTGGAAGTAAATCTACGAGTAGTTCTAGAAAAAAGCGTCGGCAAAGTGATGACTATGAGTCTGACTATAGTGATGAGGATGTGTATTCTCAAAGAGCTGATGAAGACTCTTCAAGTTCAGAGGACTCTTCTAGTTGCGGCAGTGATGATAGTATCTTTGATACTAGACTGAAGCAAAAGACGACCAGCCGTGTACCACCAGCTCAACCTTCAAGGTCATCTGCCCCAAAGACGACAAGCCATATACCACTAGCTCAACCTTCAAG gtcaCCTGCCTCAAAGACAGTCAGCTGTGTACCACCACCTCAACCTTCAAGTTCATCTGCATCAAAACGTGGTTTATGTGAGTCAGATGGAAGGGCTATCATTCAATGTAAGCGATTAAGACCTTCATTTAGGGATGGCCCCACGCGTAATAATTCTACTCAATCGTTGAAGTTACCAGATCTAAATAGTTCCTCAGCATCGAAGTCAGCGCCTCGACTACTGGAATTTGATGGAGACGGTAGCTTTGAATTCAATTCTGAAATTGACTGCCGTCCTACATCGCCGAATATCGTACAGGACTATGGAGATTTTTTGCCGGATATACCAATTAACCCTACCAGTTCAACACCTAGCGTATCTCTTCTGAGATCCGATGCGATCACCCCCAACCTTTCGCCAGAACGTGATGACGTCTCTCCATCAATTATGGCTGTTCGGAGATCTGGAAGTCGTACTCCAGACTTACCCGATGATTTTTATCTATCACCCAATAACTCACCCTCTGGTCAAGGAGCCACTACCACCTGGAGCAGTGATCCAAGCTCCATGAAAAGCTTAGAGTTTACTAAGGAACAGGAACTCTTAGTGCCGCCTCCAACTGATCCTTACGAAGCATTCCGACTAATGATTGATGACGAGTTGTTAGATCTTATAGTTCGCGAGACCAACGCGAACGCAATAAGAGTCGGTAATGCACAAAACGTCAAACAAaactccagaataaaatcttggAAAGATTTAACAAAGGAAGAACTGCTGACATTTTTAGGACTCCTTCTTCACACAGGAACAATTCGACTAAACCGTTTAAGTGATTATTGGAAACGAcactatttgtttaatattccaTGCTTCGGACAATTCATGTCACGAAAtcgttttttacttattttacgaTGCCTACACTTTACGTCTGTAACCAGTGAAGAAGACCGTCTCAATAAAATCCGACCATTCATGGatcattttaacaataaaatgaaaactatttaCTGTCCAGGTAAAGAGCTATCATTGGATGAGTCCATGGTATTGTGGCGCGGTCGGTTGCTGTTccgacaatatataaaaaacaaacggcATAAATATGGCATTAAACTCTATGTTTTAGCAGAACCAGATGGTACGGTCTTGAAATTTCAAGTTTACGCCGGTGCTAATGATGAGACATCAGGGCAAGGACATAGTAGTAAGATTGTCTTCAAACTACTAGAAGAGAGACTGGACTGTGGCCATCATGTATACatggataattattataattcttatGGCCTGGCTGTGAAATTGCTAGATCGACAGACATACTGCACAGGAACGTTAAGAAAAAACAGGAAAGATAATCCCGTCGAAATTGGCTCTGTTTCACTGGAAAAGGGAGAAAACAAATCCTTGTTCTTGAACGGCGTTCATGTCGGAAAATGGAGGGATAAGCGATACGTTCTGTATATTTCTACAGAACACGGTAGTGAGATGATGGAGACTACTTCCAAAAGAGGATCTATAGTAGTGAAACCAATGGCAAtcgttcattacaataattttatgtcGGGTGTTGATCTTCAAGATCAGATGTTGGCATACTATCCAGTCCAAAGGAAGACGCTGCGTTGGTACAAGAAGCTGTTTGTGCATATGCTGCAAATGAGCCTTACTAATGCATTGCACTTGTACAATACATTTTCGGCGAATGACAAATTAAATCTATATGATTTCCGTATGAAGATACTGGAGAAGCTTTTACCTGATCCTAATGATGTAAATCGACGCAATGTTTTGAAAGTGAAACACGAACtcacaaaaatagaaaagacCCGGACGAGAGTTAAGACAGTAGGAAGAGTCACGAAACAAACTATCGAAGTGGTCCGAAAAGAATGCAAAGGTTGCAAATCACAGAAAAAAAGGGTGCAAACAATTTATGAATGTAAGCAATGTGAAGGTTCTCCAGGTTTCTGTACAAAATGTTTCTGCCTAGCACATTCataa